The window ATTCTCGGGCGTCCTGTTTCAACTGTAAAAAACGTTGCACTTGGTCTTGTTGTTTCTTCTGAAGTAGCAAGAGAAATAGAAAAAGTTTTAGGGGAAAGAGGACTTTTCCCTTACCTAAGAAAGAAAGAGGAAAAAGAAAGAAAACGTAAATCAGCGATAGAAAAGGCAAAGAAAAATCTGAAGGGGGTTAAGTAATGGAAAAGCAGTTTTGGAAAAAGGTAGGGAACAAAATCCTGAAAGAAGGTGTACAGAAGTTAATCTCACAGGGACAAACTGTTCCTGCAACTGCAAAGCTTTTAGGTATCTCAGAGTACCAGATGGTTGACATCCTCTATAAAGACAAAGTTGTTGCCTTTCCTAAAGTCTGTCAAATGGTAGCGAACGGAGCAGTTGGAATTGTTGAAGGACTTGCAGACCTTTGTAATTGTGTAGTAGTGGAACTTCCAGAACAGTTTGAACCATTAGAAAGAGGAAAAGAAGCAGCTAAGGTTTTAAAAGAAGTTGGAGATGTAATACAGAAATACGGACAAGCTATCGAGGACGGAAAAATAACAGAGGAAGAAAGAGTAATTCTGAAGAAAGAAATCAAAGAAGCAATTATAACTTTACTCGCTTTGGAGCTTAGAGTAGAAGAAGCTTATAGGGAGGGCGAGTGATGATTCTCGTCCTCTTTTGTCTCATTCTGCTTCTTGCCCTCGCGATTCCCGAACCTGAATGGAAAAAAAGCAACCAGGAGGACAATTATGAAATATAAGAAGTTAGAAATTTCATGGCAAGCACAGAAAAAACAAAAGAAAAACAAAGTTTCCCAAAGGTTTTCAGACTACATCCAAGAAATATTGCAAGAACTCTCAAAGGAAGAGTCAGACTTCAAAAAGTGTGAAGAACTCCTTTTAAAGATAGTGGAGGCATAGTATGCGTTTGGAGCTCTCCCCTGCAGAACTTGCTCAAAAACTCGGCATTTCCTTGGGAACGTTTCGCAATAGGTATGCTAACAGC of the Desulfurobacteriaceae bacterium genome contains:
- a CDS encoding helix-turn-helix transcriptional regulator; translation: MITQRFIPKKNLERIKKLKKQKGLTYRDIAEILGRPVSTVKNVALGLVVSSEVAREIEKVLGERGLFPYLRKKEEKERKRKSAIEKAKKNLKGVK
- a CDS encoding phage regulatory CII family protein, which gives rise to MEKQFWKKVGNKILKEGVQKLISQGQTVPATAKLLGISEYQMVDILYKDKVVAFPKVCQMVANGAVGIVEGLADLCNCVVVELPEQFEPLERGKEAAKVLKEVGDVIQKYGQAIEDGKITEEERVILKKEIKEAIITLLALELRVEEAYREGE